One segment of Rubripirellula amarantea DNA contains the following:
- the rbsD gene encoding D-ribose pyranase: protein MKRNRLLNSELSYEISRIGHTASITLCDAGLPIPSGVKRIDLAIENGYPTFLRTLDAILSEMMVEEIVIAKEIHDHNQSIYDQMIQIFETHSMNPKLTEVSHEAFKKLTSDSEAIVRTGECTPYANVILKSGVVF, encoded by the coding sequence ATGAAACGCAATCGATTACTTAATAGCGAACTGAGCTACGAGATTAGCCGGATTGGGCACACGGCATCGATCACATTGTGCGATGCTGGATTGCCCATTCCTTCGGGAGTGAAACGAATTGATCTCGCGATTGAGAATGGTTACCCAACGTTCCTTCGCACGCTCGACGCAATACTGTCGGAAATGATGGTCGAGGAGATTGTGATCGCCAAAGAGATTCACGACCATAATCAATCAATCTACGACCAAATGATCCAAATTTTCGAAACACATTCGATGAACCCCAAGTTGACGGAAGTCTCGCACGAGGCATTCAAGAAATTGACCAGCGACAGCGAGGCGATCGTGCGTACTGGCGAGTGTACTCCTTACGCGAATGTCATACTGAAATCAGGCGTTGTGTTTTAA
- a CDS encoding ABC transporter permease, which translates to MLKVDRGHIAKFQSLIALAVMLVGMSLLSESFLTTENGLNILRQISVNLCLSIGMTLIILAGGIDLSVGAVLALSGAVAAGLLKNGLRLDFLGVQLQFTVFGSIVAGLLAGAAAGLFNGVAITRFKLPPFVATLGMFSIARGLTMLWTGGFPVTGLGPTFGIIGTGVFLKVPVPVWITAALVGAFVLLTRMTRFGRHLYAVGGNERAALLTGLPVTGIKIAVYSIGGLLSAVAGLIVTSRLDSAQPNAGLGYELDSIAAVVIGGTSLSGGRGSVMGTVIGCLIIGVLNNGLFLLNVSPFWQQVVKGFVILAAVAIDRMSQPER; encoded by the coding sequence ATGCTAAAGGTTGATCGTGGCCACATTGCGAAGTTCCAGTCGCTCATCGCGCTAGCCGTGATGCTAGTCGGAATGAGTCTATTGTCTGAAAGTTTTTTGACCACGGAAAATGGACTGAACATTCTTCGCCAGATATCGGTGAACCTCTGTCTTTCGATCGGAATGACGCTGATCATTTTAGCTGGCGGAATTGACCTGTCGGTAGGAGCAGTGCTTGCTCTTTCCGGCGCGGTGGCGGCGGGCTTACTCAAAAACGGGCTCCGACTTGACTTTTTAGGTGTGCAATTGCAGTTCACCGTTTTCGGTTCGATCGTTGCTGGCTTGCTTGCCGGTGCCGCAGCAGGTCTGTTCAACGGAGTCGCAATCACCCGGTTCAAGTTGCCGCCCTTCGTCGCGACGCTCGGGATGTTCAGTATTGCTCGCGGTTTGACGATGTTGTGGACGGGAGGTTTTCCGGTCACGGGACTAGGTCCAACATTTGGCATCATTGGTACGGGCGTGTTCTTAAAAGTTCCCGTTCCCGTTTGGATTACTGCGGCGTTGGTGGGTGCGTTCGTATTGCTAACAAGGATGACACGATTCGGCAGACATCTTTATGCCGTCGGTGGCAACGAGCGAGCGGCATTGTTGACGGGGCTTCCGGTGACGGGTATCAAGATCGCCGTTTACTCGATTGGCGGATTGCTTTCCGCAGTTGCGGGACTGATCGTGACGTCGCGGCTCGATTCGGCGCAGCCCAACGCTGGTTTGGGTTATGAACTCGATTCAATTGCTGCGGTGGTGATTGGTGGAACTTCGCTATCGGGCGGTCGCGGAAGTGTAATGGGGACCGTGATCGGATGCCTAATCATTGGCGTTCTTAATAACGGTCTATTCTTGCTGAATGTTTCTCCGTTCTGGCAACAAGTTGTCAAAGGATTTGTAATCTTGGCCGCCGTAGCGATCGACAGAATGAGTCAACCGGAAAGGTAG
- a CDS encoding sugar ABC transporter ATP-binding protein has protein sequence MTEVSEIVLQARQISKSFPGVKALDAVDLTLRAGRLTALLGENGAGKSTLMNILAGVQTPDSGELILGGSPVALTSPRHALDLGIAMIHQELSLVPDLTVAENIFLGREPRLFDALIDYQTMNRRAAEWLKLLELDVLPTTVVGRLRVGQQQLVEIARAMAGDVRILIMDEPTSAITEHETEVLFRCINDLKRQNVAVVYITHRLEELSRIADDVAVMRDGCMMGTAELGAISQEQMVHMMAGRELKASVRTSHALGDDVLRVESVSLPHPTRPADFLVRDVSFRVRKGEVLGIFGLMGAGRTELLECIFGLHDGVATGDVYVNDRHVEIRSPRDAIRSGIALVPEDRKRDGLVLSMTVAENASLASLAQAERYGLLNRRAEHEHVQRYVKRFRVKSPSLRECIVNLSGGNQQKVILAKWLATGPTVLMLDEPTRGIDVQAKSEIYTLINELTAEGLAVVIVSSELPEVMAVSDRIVVLCEGRETAELDRKHATDEQILSAALPRGAAIPC, from the coding sequence ATGACGGAAGTAAGTGAGATCGTTCTTCAGGCCCGACAGATTTCGAAGTCGTTCCCCGGTGTCAAAGCACTCGACGCCGTTGATCTAACCTTGCGTGCTGGACGATTGACAGCGCTGCTTGGAGAGAACGGTGCTGGTAAATCAACGTTGATGAACATTCTTGCCGGTGTTCAGACTCCCGATAGTGGCGAATTGATTCTAGGTGGTAGTCCGGTTGCATTAACGAGTCCACGTCACGCGCTCGATCTCGGCATCGCCATGATTCACCAGGAACTCAGCCTTGTTCCTGACCTGACCGTTGCCGAGAACATCTTCCTGGGACGCGAACCGCGATTGTTTGATGCGTTGATCGATTACCAAACGATGAACCGTCGTGCTGCAGAATGGCTGAAGCTATTGGAACTCGATGTCCTGCCAACAACCGTTGTGGGACGATTGCGAGTGGGCCAACAACAGTTAGTCGAGATTGCTCGCGCGATGGCCGGCGATGTTCGCATTCTGATCATGGACGAACCCACGTCGGCTATCACCGAGCATGAAACGGAAGTGCTATTTCGTTGCATCAACGATCTGAAGCGACAAAACGTAGCCGTCGTTTATATCACTCATCGACTGGAAGAGCTTTCGCGAATCGCCGACGACGTCGCGGTGATGCGTGACGGTTGCATGATGGGTACCGCGGAACTGGGGGCGATCAGCCAAGAACAAATGGTCCACATGATGGCTGGTCGAGAATTGAAAGCCTCGGTTAGGACTTCGCATGCGTTGGGTGACGATGTGTTGCGAGTCGAAAGTGTTTCGCTGCCCCATCCCACACGTCCGGCGGATTTTCTGGTGCGCGACGTTAGCTTTCGTGTCCGTAAAGGCGAAGTGCTAGGGATATTTGGATTGATGGGGGCTGGCCGCACCGAACTGCTTGAATGCATTTTTGGTTTACACGATGGCGTGGCGACCGGTGATGTTTATGTCAACGATCGCCACGTTGAAATCCGATCGCCGCGGGACGCCATACGCAGCGGCATCGCGCTCGTTCCTGAGGATCGCAAACGAGACGGACTGGTTTTGTCGATGACCGTCGCGGAAAACGCTAGCCTGGCTAGTCTTGCCCAGGCCGAGCGGTATGGACTGCTCAATCGCCGAGCGGAACACGAACATGTGCAACGCTATGTCAAACGGTTCCGTGTGAAGTCGCCTTCACTACGTGAGTGCATCGTAAACCTGAGCGGTGGAAACCAGCAGAAAGTGATCCTCGCGAAGTGGCTTGCGACCGGACCGACAGTCCTGATGCTCGATGAGCCCACACGCGGTATCGACGTTCAGGCAAAGTCTGAAATCTACACCTTGATCAATGAACTAACCGCCGAAGGACTCGCCGTGGTGATCGTATCGTCTGAGTTACCCGAAGTGATGGCGGTTTCCGATCGCATCGTTGTATTGTGCGAAGGTAGGGAAACAGCCGAACTTGACCGAAAGCATGCGACGGATGAACAGATCTTGAGTGCTGCCTTGCCGCGAGGAGCAGCCATTCCATGCTAA
- a CDS encoding D-ribose ABC transporter substrate-binding protein, producing MNRINRRLAIKLVCTLAIVLTGCGITGCSKQASTSKSTDQDTTAVKKVAVIVSTLNNPWFVVLAESAKENAEALGYDTVIFDSQNDPSKETAHFDNVIASGYSAVLFNPTDADGSIANVRRAKEGGVPVFCMDREINTTDAAVSQILSDNFSGCVEIGRHFVKTVGEEGTYVELLGLVGDNNTRSRSDGFHSVVDRYPGLKMVAQQSADFDRAKALEVMETILQANPDIDAVFCGNDAMAMGAYQALLASGKDQQVKIYGFDGADDVVNMIKEGKIVATGMQFPKLMAKAAAEYADKYLKGDHELPQKVPVSVELVHQGNVDKFGDHGQRDSE from the coding sequence ATGAATCGAATCAACCGACGGCTAGCCATAAAACTGGTTTGCACACTGGCGATTGTTTTGACGGGGTGTGGCATCACGGGGTGCAGCAAGCAGGCCAGCACAAGCAAATCAACGGATCAGGATACGACGGCAGTTAAGAAGGTTGCGGTTATCGTTTCAACTTTGAACAACCCTTGGTTTGTGGTCCTGGCGGAATCAGCCAAGGAAAATGCTGAGGCGTTGGGATACGACACCGTCATCTTTGATTCGCAGAATGACCCTTCCAAGGAAACCGCTCACTTCGACAACGTGATCGCGTCGGGATATTCCGCGGTTTTGTTCAATCCAACTGATGCCGATGGATCGATTGCAAATGTACGTCGAGCCAAAGAAGGGGGCGTACCTGTGTTTTGCATGGATCGCGAAATCAACACCACCGATGCTGCGGTCTCGCAAATTTTGTCGGACAACTTTTCCGGTTGCGTTGAGATCGGTCGCCATTTCGTGAAGACGGTGGGTGAAGAGGGAACGTACGTTGAGCTGTTGGGGCTGGTGGGTGATAACAACACGCGAAGTCGGTCCGATGGATTCCACAGTGTCGTCGATCGATACCCCGGACTAAAAATGGTGGCTCAGCAAAGCGCCGATTTTGACCGTGCGAAGGCACTCGAAGTTATGGAAACGATCTTGCAAGCCAATCCGGATATCGACGCGGTCTTCTGCGGCAATGACGCCATGGCGATGGGCGCCTATCAGGCGTTGTTGGCTTCCGGGAAAGACCAACAGGTCAAGATCTATGGTTTTGACGGCGCGGACGACGTGGTCAACATGATCAAAGAGGGCAAGATCGTTGCGACGGGAATGCAGTTTCCCAAGCTGATGGCCAAGGCTGCTGCAGAGTACGCGGATAAGTATCTTAAAGGTGATCACGAGTTGCCGCAGAAGGTGCCTGTTTCGGTCGAGCTTGTCCATCAAGGCAATGTCGACAAGTTTGGCGACCACGGCCAAAGGGATTCGGAGTGA
- a CDS encoding DUF2291 domain-containing protein: MNLVKRKWWFVSAIVAGSVVVLCYWPLFHVVSLEQADKDLADKKQASFEPVAFVETFWSKQLIPGADRAVDVSELMEAIRKDRQAARREFGRSVGLSSTYYYFVSGTGRVIDHSSNSIGIALDDNAAEVQVSLETGPVFGNAVRDGTALLDVNDFTNSQDFNAVSSEINRRIEADVLPELREQSQPGAMIRFVGCAQISDEDTDLNPLRVVPIIGETP; this comes from the coding sequence GTGAACTTGGTCAAGCGAAAATGGTGGTTCGTTAGTGCAATCGTGGCTGGATCGGTCGTCGTGCTGTGCTATTGGCCGCTCTTTCATGTCGTATCGTTGGAACAAGCCGACAAGGACTTGGCTGACAAAAAGCAGGCTAGTTTTGAACCGGTGGCGTTCGTGGAAACGTTCTGGTCAAAGCAATTGATTCCGGGCGCCGATCGCGCTGTCGACGTATCCGAACTGATGGAAGCGATCCGCAAAGATCGGCAGGCTGCACGCAGAGAGTTCGGTCGAAGCGTGGGGCTAAGTTCTACCTATTACTACTTTGTCAGCGGCACCGGACGTGTCATCGACCATAGCTCAAATTCCATCGGGATAGCACTTGATGACAATGCTGCGGAAGTTCAAGTGTCGCTAGAAACAGGACCTGTGTTCGGGAATGCGGTTCGTGATGGGACGGCGTTGTTAGATGTGAACGATTTCACCAATTCGCAAGACTTCAATGCGGTATCGTCAGAAATCAATCGCCGAATCGAAGCGGACGTGTTGCCCGAGTTGCGTGAGCAATCACAACCTGGTGCGATGATCCGCTTCGTTGGTTGTGCCCAGATTTCAGACGAGGACACCGACCTGAATCCGTTGCGAGTTGTTCCGATCATCGGGGAGACGCCATGA
- the rbsK gene encoding ribokinase yields the protein MTEHSTSQRRICVVGSANIDLTFRTSRFPEPGETITGRSLHQGMGGKGANQAVVAARLGAQVSFVARVGNDSFGTQAIEAYQADGIDTSFIRRSENQPTGTAAILVDDHAENCIVVVAGANAELSSEDIVAASTVIESSNVLLCQLETPVEAATEAFRLARAANVLTVLTPAPAEHVTGELLNLCDVCVLNKTEIELLVDQSVNTEAEAVLAAELLRKRGVNRVALTLGSDGVVIQDEQGSMFIPATTVRAVDSTGAGDAFTGALAVSLASGLSLADAARRAGIVAAISVTRLGTQTSFPTVEEVADWNTKEAMQ from the coding sequence ATGACTGAACACTCGACCTCTCAACGAAGAATCTGCGTCGTTGGTTCTGCCAACATTGATCTGACGTTTCGCACGTCGCGTTTTCCGGAGCCCGGTGAAACGATCACCGGCCGATCGTTGCATCAAGGCATGGGCGGCAAAGGGGCTAATCAAGCGGTCGTTGCGGCGCGACTTGGGGCACAGGTTTCCTTCGTGGCTAGAGTTGGCAACGACAGTTTTGGAACGCAAGCCATTGAGGCATATCAAGCGGACGGAATTGATACGTCATTCATCCGTCGTTCCGAGAACCAGCCGACCGGAACGGCAGCCATCTTGGTTGACGATCATGCGGAAAATTGCATCGTGGTGGTCGCGGGGGCAAATGCCGAGCTTAGTTCCGAAGATATCGTCGCCGCCTCGACGGTCATCGAAAGTTCCAACGTCTTACTGTGTCAATTGGAAACCCCGGTGGAAGCTGCGACGGAGGCGTTTCGATTGGCTCGTGCGGCAAACGTTTTGACGGTACTGACTCCTGCGCCGGCCGAACATGTTACCGGTGAATTGCTAAACCTTTGCGACGTATGCGTGCTCAACAAAACTGAGATCGAGTTATTGGTTGACCAGTCAGTTAATACGGAAGCCGAGGCCGTTCTCGCCGCCGAGTTGCTTCGCAAGCGTGGCGTCAACCGGGTCGCTTTGACGTTGGGAAGCGACGGTGTGGTGATTCAGGACGAACAGGGATCAATGTTCATTCCTGCTACGACGGTTCGGGCAGTCGATAGCACTGGCGCGGGCGACGCGTTCACCGGGGCACTTGCTGTTTCGCTTGCTAGCGGACTCAGTCTTGCCGATGCTGCTCGTCGCGCTGGAATCGTGGCGGCCATCTCGGTTACTAGACTCGGCACTCAAACGTCCTTTCCCACTGTTGAGGAAGTCGCCGACTGGAACACGAAAGAGGCAATGCAATGA
- a CDS encoding DUF1593 domain-containing protein, whose product MNRQLSFIASAFVIVAGIVPLVRADNSSTVSDKPRIITTTDLGADPDDEQSLVRLLVSANEFEMEGLIVATGCWKKSQADTKMLDKIVDAYGECVDNLRVHAEGYPSLEYLRSISVMGQTGYGMSDVGEGKDSPGSDMIIASVDKDDPRPVWVGCWGGANNVAQAIWKVRATRTQAELESFLSKMRVFDILGQDDAGAWIAKNFPDLFYIRATGVYGWQPSDENLDNHIQNHGPLGAVYPDRKWATEGDTPAFMHVYPNGLNDPDKVDQGGWGGRFSTTKIAGIRSMKPVTNEGDFDPYLMYGNTSEGSKAIKRWSDAYDNDFAARMDWTITSQRSDANHHPIAVLNGDRTRRVLDISATPGGTVDLNADGSSDPDNDALTYAWSFYEEPSSYDGEVKIQGDSDLSASVAIPSAAAGKTLHIILEVHDDGEPRLYAYRRVIIQVEAAK is encoded by the coding sequence ATGAACCGACAACTCTCTTTTATCGCCTCTGCTTTCGTCATCGTCGCTGGCATTGTGCCGCTCGTGCGAGCAGACAATTCATCGACGGTCTCTGACAAGCCTCGGATAATCACCACCACCGACCTTGGTGCGGACCCGGATGACGAACAATCCCTTGTCCGCTTGTTGGTGAGCGCCAACGAATTTGAAATGGAGGGGCTAATCGTTGCGACGGGGTGTTGGAAAAAGTCGCAAGCCGACACGAAGATGCTCGACAAAATCGTCGATGCCTACGGTGAGTGCGTTGACAATTTGAGAGTCCACGCAGAGGGTTACCCTTCGCTGGAGTATCTGCGATCGATTTCCGTGATGGGGCAAACCGGCTACGGTATGAGTGACGTCGGCGAAGGAAAAGATAGTCCCGGTTCTGACATGATTATCGCGTCGGTTGACAAGGACGATCCGCGTCCGGTTTGGGTTGGTTGCTGGGGAGGCGCGAACAACGTCGCACAGGCAATTTGGAAAGTGCGGGCGACTCGAACGCAAGCAGAACTCGAGTCTTTCCTGTCGAAAATGCGCGTGTTTGATATTCTCGGCCAAGACGATGCGGGAGCTTGGATTGCGAAGAACTTTCCCGACCTTTTCTATATCCGCGCAACCGGGGTTTATGGTTGGCAGCCATCGGATGAAAACCTCGACAATCACATCCAAAACCATGGTCCGCTCGGGGCGGTTTATCCCGATCGCAAGTGGGCGACCGAAGGGGATACTCCGGCCTTCATGCACGTATACCCCAACGGTTTGAACGATCCTGATAAGGTAGACCAGGGTGGCTGGGGCGGTCGGTTTAGTACGACCAAGATAGCCGGGATACGCAGCATGAAGCCAGTCACCAATGAAGGCGACTTCGATCCTTATTTGATGTATGGCAATACGTCCGAAGGAAGCAAGGCAATTAAACGCTGGAGCGACGCCTACGACAACGACTTCGCTGCTCGCATGGATTGGACCATCACCAGCCAACGATCGGACGCGAATCATCATCCCATTGCCGTTTTGAATGGTGACAGGACACGCCGCGTGTTGGACATCTCGGCCACTCCGGGAGGCACCGTGGATCTCAACGCCGATGGATCGAGCGACCCTGATAACGATGCATTGACATATGCATGGTCGTTCTACGAAGAGCCCAGTTCCTACGACGGCGAAGTGAAAATTCAGGGCGATTCGGACTTGTCTGCAAGCGTGGCTATCCCGTCCGCCGCGGCGGGTAAGACCTTACACATCATTTTGGAAGTCCACGACGACGGGGAACCTCGTTTGTACGCGTATCGTCGTGTGATCATCCAAGTTGAGGCTGCGAAGTAA
- a CDS encoding zinc-dependent alcohol dehydrogenase yields MSQVLDSQNTQQVSATKPETVRAVAMTSPGQTEMRTYPYPTMDHDSAILKVDMAGICGTDRHIYKGEATQLRGKSIFPYVGGHEVIGTIVEIGDNAATTMDYDKQTLKVGDRVALAVEVNCGHCYYCRKHYNNTTCLNQLQAYGLHPNCDTKPYLRGGFAEYMYIRPGTHLFKVPEVMSTDVAVFVEEMAVAFHALGRAAGPFAPVNEGFGPGMSVAVLGNGPLGILHGIMASIHGAGLRIATDLSDLRLAKAKGLYADVTINAAQVSMDDRIAQVQEMTEGVGPDLVIESAGEPEAFIEALRMVRKGGTVIEVGNWVDLGKPVALDVMRHISSKNLHIHSVFHCGTDWRPVLNILHQQSNRYDFASLITHRFSLDELVDQFGTVTNFDECCKIEVLPHKK; encoded by the coding sequence ATGTCACAAGTATTGGACTCGCAAAACACCCAGCAGGTATCGGCAACCAAGCCGGAAACAGTGCGCGCGGTTGCGATGACGTCGCCCGGCCAAACGGAGATGCGAACGTATCCGTATCCGACGATGGACCACGATTCGGCAATTTTAAAGGTGGACATGGCGGGCATCTGCGGAACTGACCGTCACATTTACAAAGGCGAAGCAACGCAGTTACGTGGTAAGTCGATCTTTCCTTACGTCGGTGGACACGAGGTGATAGGAACGATCGTCGAAATTGGCGATAACGCCGCAACCACGATGGACTACGACAAGCAAACGCTGAAGGTTGGCGATCGAGTCGCTCTCGCTGTCGAAGTGAATTGCGGTCACTGTTACTACTGTCGCAAACACTACAACAACACGACCTGCTTGAACCAGTTGCAAGCCTACGGGTTGCACCCGAACTGCGATACGAAGCCCTACCTTCGCGGTGGTTTTGCGGAATACATGTACATTCGACCCGGGACGCACTTGTTTAAGGTTCCCGAGGTCATGTCGACTGACGTCGCCGTGTTTGTGGAAGAGATGGCCGTCGCGTTTCATGCTCTCGGTCGGGCGGCCGGGCCGTTTGCACCAGTGAATGAAGGATTTGGACCTGGAATGTCAGTCGCCGTTCTCGGCAATGGTCCACTTGGAATTTTGCACGGGATCATGGCGAGCATTCATGGTGCGGGATTGCGTATCGCGACTGACCTATCGGACTTGAGGCTGGCGAAGGCGAAGGGGCTTTACGCCGACGTGACGATCAATGCAGCTCAGGTTTCGATGGACGATCGCATCGCTCAAGTTCAGGAGATGACTGAAGGAGTCGGTCCGGACTTGGTGATCGAATCCGCTGGCGAACCCGAGGCATTTATCGAGGCTTTGCGTATGGTTCGTAAGGGCGGTACGGTGATCGAAGTTGGCAACTGGGTTGACCTAGGGAAGCCCGTGGCACTCGATGTGATGCGGCACATCAGTTCTAAGAATCTTCACATTCACTCAGTGTTTCACTGCGGAACCGATTGGCGTCCCGTGCTTAATATTCTTCATCAGCAATCCAATCGCTACGACTTCGCATCCTTGATCACTCACCGATTTAGCTTGGACGAATTGGTCGACCAGTTTGGAACCGTCACCAACTTCGATGAATGCTGTAAGATCGAAGTCTTGCCTCACAAGAAATAG
- a CDS encoding helix-turn-helix domain-containing protein, translating into MADKAPPDLDLSPNTIENEANLYYPEAMLHFDTDRPEFSPYGFTCEVWEPKRMQRPDRHDEIEINFLAEGSLTYLIGGSRVTVEPRTVTLFWAAVPHQIVEFRDVTHYYVITVPFGRFLQWGLPEKLQTQLIIGNVIAADTDETVSHVDETLFQQWHRDLRSGTDELKEIVLLELKARLLRLARAHHPRRAISVLDDEQKLNRASPNLEKAELMACYIARHYRSRLPIKEIAESVNLHPDYAANLFRRTFGTTLNTLITRHRIAEAQRLLITSDEQIVNVAFDSGFDSLSRFNRAFKELTGTTPRSFRKECRASNR; encoded by the coding sequence GTGGCCGATAAGGCTCCGCCAGACCTTGATTTAAGCCCAAACACCATCGAAAACGAGGCTAACCTGTACTATCCTGAGGCCATGTTGCACTTTGACACGGACCGACCAGAGTTCTCGCCGTATGGCTTCACATGCGAAGTTTGGGAACCCAAACGGATGCAGCGGCCCGATCGCCACGATGAGATTGAGATTAACTTTCTTGCGGAGGGATCGCTGACCTATTTAATCGGTGGCAGTCGAGTCACGGTCGAACCTCGTACGGTAACACTTTTTTGGGCCGCCGTACCGCATCAGATCGTCGAGTTCCGTGATGTCACGCACTACTACGTGATCACCGTTCCGTTCGGACGATTTTTGCAGTGGGGGCTTCCCGAGAAACTGCAAACGCAACTAATCATCGGAAACGTCATCGCGGCCGATACCGACGAAACCGTTTCGCATGTCGACGAGACCCTGTTTCAGCAGTGGCATCGCGATTTGCGTAGTGGTACCGACGAATTGAAAGAGATCGTACTGCTTGAGCTGAAAGCTCGTTTGCTACGCTTGGCTCGCGCTCACCATCCTCGGCGTGCCATCTCGGTATTGGACGATGAACAGAAACTGAATCGTGCGTCGCCCAACCTTGAAAAGGCCGAATTGATGGCCTGCTATATCGCACGTCACTATCGATCACGATTGCCGATCAAGGAAATTGCGGAATCCGTCAACCTGCATCCTGACTACGCCGCAAATCTGTTTCGAAGAACTTTCGGAACAACGCTCAATACGTTGATCACTCGACATCGCATCGCCGAGGCGCAGCGATTGTTGATCACCAGCGATGAACAGATTGTGAACGTTGCCTTCGATTCCGGATTCGATTCCCTAAGCCGGTTCAACCGAGCTTTCAAAGAATTGACGGGCACCACACCAAGAAGTTTCCGCAAAGAGTGTCGAGCAAGCAACCGTTGA